In Thermococcus sp. M39, the genomic stretch CAAATCCAGAGCTAAGCTTATCTCTGCACAGGCCAAAGACTCCAAAGCTCTTCACGTTTTCGCTTTTTATGACCAAAGAGCGGCGTATGATAAGGAACAGCAAATACTTCATCGGTAGAGGGGAGGGGTTCTTCTACTTTTCAACAGCTGTTCCCGAGATAGCTGAGGCATTCATTGGAGGCCTTTTGCAAGAGCCAGAAGTTCAGCTTTGGGATGAAAAGTTTTACGTTGAGACTGTTAAAGCCTTACCAGAACCAGTTTCATTTAGTGGAAAAAGATATTCAACGCTCTCCCCGATAGCTGTTACAACCATAAAGCTTCAGTTTGGAAAGCCGAAGCACTATGATTTAGGCCCAAATGAGCCAAAGTTCTATGAAAATTTAGGGGAAAATCTAAAGGAGAAGTATATGCTGATTCATGGGAAGAAACCTCCGGAGGATTTTGAAATTGAAGTGTTAAATGCAAAGCCCAAGCGCTTCGAGATTAAGCCTGGGATTTTCCAGAGGGCTTGGCACATGGTGTTCAAAGCATATGGAGATGATGAACTGATTAGGGTTGGCTAT encodes the following:
- the cas6 gene encoding CRISPR-associated endoribonuclease Cas6 yields the protein MRFLIRLKGENSEFKIPYNHLYYLQGLIYRRIQRTNPELSLSLHRPKTPKLFTFSLFMTKERRMIRNSKYFIGRGEGFFYFSTAVPEIAEAFIGGLLQEPEVQLWDEKFYVETVKALPEPVSFSGKRYSTLSPIAVTTIKLQFGKPKHYDLGPNEPKFYENLGENLKEKYMLIHGKKPPEDFEIEVLNAKPKRFEIKPGIFQRAWHMVFKAYGDDELIRVGYLVGFGEKNSLGFGMVKVDGGNRKKV